atatatatatatataaaagaagaaagaaacttaCTCCCATGGTACATCACCCACGAGCATCCAGTCCCCATCTTTATCTTCGTATGAGGGAACATATTCAGAGCTGTTCAGTAGATCCATCAACTTcctctcattcataaaatctaTCATTCCTTGCCTCCCATAATTACctatttttatatattcaatTTATACTAAATATTAAACCACAATATAATTTTATACATAAGAAATCAAATTCCATGCTAGCTACCGACATACCCATGGTGAAGGAACTGAACATTTTGGCCAATGCATCGGAGAGTTCCTGATAGCTTTTGTACATTTTCAAGTCCACTTTACGGAGGTACGGCGCTCCGTCCATCGAAACCTTCACGAAGGACGCCGCCGCCCCTTTCTTCTCACAAGATTCCTCGTTGTTGCTTTTCTGATTAGCCATCATATTCTTGCGGAAGGATCGCACTGGTGGCCATCCCACAACTTGGGCCCTGCATATAGAATTATTCCCTATCGTCTTATTTCTCTATATTTTCATCATATGTTGAAGAAGCATGGGGTTGGATGAcacaaaaattataaaaataaactttatttttcgaaaatatgtaCAACAAAAAACATGCAAGTGATGTTATATATCTGTGCTCCAGTTCAAATCGGATTGCATAAATAaaattctccaagaaatgcataaaATCGAACAAAATACTAAAATATGCTATAAAATAACGATTTTAACACatgattaaaattaaatttcttaCTTGGCAGGTGGCTTGGTGAGATCCTTCGGAGAAAGCACATCCTTCTCTAGTTTTACAGTACTTTTCAAGTTCTCCTTAAGATCTGATTCATTCGACTGTAGTTTGAGTTTCAGATCAACAGTCTCAAAaaaccctcttttcccattaaTATTTATGGGATCACTCTCGCCGCCACCGCCGCCCGGTAGGCCGAGACACAGCTCGGTTTCCTTGAGATTCAGGCCGACTTCCATGGATAATTCTGTCGATACAACGCTTTATCGACGTCgctaattaatttattacacGCTGTCTGAATGATTCTTGAACAATATTGTGGGAATTGAGAGGGAAAGGAGTGTGCTTGGGAGAGGTTTCTTGGGTGTCTTTTGAGTttgtaataataatatcaaGAAAGTGGAGAGTGTGGCTTTATGCGGATATACACACACACTTACCCATGGGATGCGCTGGCTGGGTTATCAAGATTCCACCAATCATGTATCGACAAGTATACcttttttgtttgtttgattTTAACTTTTCACACattttattaaagaatttataaaaattgatcttatgaatttgtatattttttttactctaaattatcaaaatttagTCCTGTTATTTTTTCTTtcgtttttttaatttttatcgaAATGCTGACAAAATACAAAAGATATATCAATATTTGATGAGATGTCACCAATGGgacaaaaatcatatcaaatagtTGGTCttttgaatctttatctgtgagacagatcaaccatattgatatttacaataaaaagtaatactctcagtctaaaaaataatatttttcattgatgatccaaataagagatatgtctcacaaaatacgacccgtaagaccgtctcacacaagtttttgcacaTACcaaatatgtaaaataaaatcattttattaaaaaaatgaaattacgATTAATGATCAAAATTATGTATAGACCAATTTTATTATATGTATTTTCCAATTTTTTCAGATATTAAATTTCTCGTAAGCAATATGACAAATCAATTTTATGATACAATTATTCGATCTATAAATCGatccataaaaattattattcttaatataaaaaatattatttttcactatAAATGAGATCGACATGATTTTGTAGATTAATTTATATAGTTTGATGGTGTTATGTAATCAATTGCatgttataaaataataataaaaaaagttaTTTCATATCCCCGGAAAAAAGGGATAAGAGAGCTCCTACTAGAGTGTTGCTTTGGAGTGAAATttgtatattattattattattatatgcaTGATGCCTCAATAATTGATCCATTGCCAATAGCAGCAATTTTGGTGGTTTTCCCAATGCAAAAATTAAGCATTACTACAAGGGAACATATTAATAACAATGGCCCCATCATGGAACCATTTCGATTTTATCTTCTCCTTCAATTAAATAATGGCAAATCAAGGGAAATTGTAAAATTTGAATATTATTTTCGAAGTATTTAttcataaatatattaattcacgatttaaaattttaactacataaagacaaaaacttgtgtgagatggtcacACGAGACGTATTTTGTTAGAGAgatttttatttgggtcatcaatgaaaaatattactttttatgctaagaatattactttttatcgtgaatatcggttatttgggtcatccatgaaaaattattacttttattgtgaaaatcggtagggttgatatgtctcacaaataaaagattcgtgagatcaatatagttaaatttatataatttatgaATCAACCGAATTTTATCCATTTCCAATTTtgt
The Primulina eburnea isolate SZY01 chromosome 5, ASM2296580v1, whole genome shotgun sequence genome window above contains:
- the LOC140832984 gene encoding auxin-responsive protein IAA14-like isoform X1, producing the protein MEVGLNLKETELCLGLPGGGGGESDPININGKRGFFETVDLKLKLQSNESDLKENLKSTVKLEKDVLSPKDLTKPPAKAQVVGWPPVRSFRKNMMANQKSNNEESCEKKGAAASFVKVSMDGAPYLRKVDLKMYKSYQELSDALAKMFSSFTMGNYGRQGMIDFMNERKLMDLLNSSEYVPSYEDKDGDWMLVGDVPWEMFVDSCKRLRIMKGSEAIGLGMLIFSYFYILINNLLHNSYHKFGTNLFLGKSRYLIFA
- the LOC140832984 gene encoding auxin-responsive protein IAA14-like isoform X2, translating into MEVGLNLKETELCLGLPGGGGGESDPININGKRGFFETVDLKLKLQSNESDLKENLKSTVKLEKDVLSPKDLTKPPAKAQVVGWPPVRSFRKNMMANQKSNNEESCEKKGAAASFVKVSMDGAPYLRKVDLKMYKSYQELSDALAKMFSSFTMGNYGRQGMIDFMNERKLMDLLNSSEYVPSYEDKDGDWMLVGDVPWEMFVDSCKRLRIMKGSEAIGLAPRAMEKCKSRC